Within the Musa acuminata AAA Group cultivar baxijiao chromosome BXJ2-9, Cavendish_Baxijiao_AAA, whole genome shotgun sequence genome, the region GACACAAGGCAAAGCAAACAAGAACAGTACCAGTCCAGTCCTCAACTAAACCAGAAACAGGGGAGGAGAGCAGCAAAAGAGGGTCTCTTATTGGAGGGGAACCTGTTCCAGGAGTAATCCGGCACGCAAGGCTCAAAGTAATTGCTTCCACGCCATCAAAGGCCGAGgcaagggagagggagagggaggaaaggtGCTTCTTTTATTGGCTTCCACTCCACTTCCCAAGTTCCAGAATTGCTATTCTTTAAAGCTCTGTCCGTCCGTAACAATGGAgacgaggtgaggtgaggtgaggagtCGTATCTAACCATTCAAATGATTCGACATGTGATGGCTCTATATCCTCCAAACTTCAATGGTGAAATTGCCAAGATACTCTTGAAGTTTACTTTTCTTGGTAAGAATCTTACTGGGTTTGCTCGCGCAGCTCTAAAAAAGGGATTTTGGTGTTTTGTCTCATTTCAAGCCTCAACAGCGATTGCTTTGGAGGATTTATTTGAAGAACTTGCATCTACGATATGACCTCTGTCCTAAGCTGTAGCATTCCCTCTCTGTTATCAGATTGACCCAACTCATATTCCTATAATCTACATGTCTCCTGTAAAATTGCAGGTCTGATCATCTACTGAGATGGCATAGGAACATGTCAACCATCATCTTCTGTTCCATGTTGACTCCGGCGTCACTTGCCCAGGAGACACTCCTCCATCAAAAGCTACTCTCGTGTCAGACATCAACCATGATCGGACAGAGTAGTAAAGCACATCCCATCCATCGGGCAAGAAGGTTCAAAGGTTTTTCCTACCTGCACTCTGTTCCATAAAATTAGCTTCACATTACGCACACCACGTCTTCTGTGACATCATTCGAAGACAAAAACATAAGGACAATGTCACCATCACATTAAATCACAAGGCGACACCTCAGAGGATGAATGAATTGGAGAGGGCTGATGGGAGTTGCCCACCAACAGCACAGGTAGCACTGAATTGGAAATTCCCTGCAATTCACTGGTGACAATCTACATTTCAACTTCAGCAGCATGCATCATAAACCCTGCCAGTGGGCATCCAAGCAGCatggctcctcttcttcttcttcttcttcttcagtctGGACAGTGGTCAGTGACAATTAGATGCATCTGATAGCAACAGCATGGAGGTGTCAGTATGAAGCTCACAGAGAGAAGTCTGTCTAGATGGGTACAAGTGGTGACACTGCTTGTAACAGAGAGCAAGCTGAGCATATGTTTAGTCTTCAAATGTTGTGTGTCAAAGATCTGAGTCATGTCACCTGTAACTATGAATAAGAACAAGAGGTTAAATTAATCCATCTCCTATTCTTAATTCTTTGGAGATCCCGAGCAGACAAGAAAGGTATCTTTGAATCCTTGGTGGCACCACTCCCACCCACTGGAATCTGAAAGCATTCCACTGCTGCAAGCGACTTGTACGTAACCCCCAACAATAGCCATAACTTGTCTTTAATTGCTCTGTCCCATTGCTTTCCAGTAGTGCCATTTACTATGTACATCCAAAACACTTAATTCTCAATGTAaaagatcaatcaatcaatcttaaaagatgatgatgatggctaTGATATTATATGATCAAATTCTGAATGAGAAAAATATCTCCTTTTGTTTGGATTCTGAATCATTTGAATCTTGTGGGGTTGACAACTAGTTGGATTGTATGGCACACAAGATGGATTCAGCTGATCCCTTCTTCTCCTATCACCAAACGTCAGTGGGGACTTCTTCTGTGGTATCTGTTGCTATCTGTGAATGACGATTCAGCTTAATCATTGTTAGCTTGCACCAAAAGCAACACAACTGTTGAAGGTGACAATGGTGATGCAAGCTATGGAACCCACTTGACAAGCTGCCTCTCTCTTCCAATTGCCTCTATTTCTCCTGCGTTGTGCTCTCCCTTCATGGCTTACATACAAGTGGTTGAATGATAGACAGATGATGTCTCTTCCTTTTGATGGAAAGTGAGAGGGCCTCAGAACACTATCTTATCATAGCAAGCAACTTGCTGCATTATCCTCAGCTTTATATGCAGCATTATATCCGATTGATTCGAATTCGAATATAAGTGATCAAAAATCAAAAAACAAATCGGGTTCTAAGTCGAACTGAtaagaaaaaacataaaaaagaagTTTACTATTGATAATTTCTTATTATTGATGTTTTTTGCTCATTGTGGACGCCACTTACTTGCAGTCCCCTTAAACGATCTTCGATGCTTACACGATGATATGATCCCTTGACGTTCGTCGCCTCTGTGAGATTTGGGCCTATTATGGGCCGGGCTTTGAAAGGTCCGCTTAGAAGCCCAATAAGACCGATTGCGTACTTTTGGATTATATCGTGCTCTTATTCTTATCCATTAGTTTATATTATCGTATTAAAAATGCCGTTGAAAAGATCGACGGCTGGTGATGCAATCAAAACTTTAAACGAGAAAGAACCATCGATTAGACTCACTCACACATCGGTTACTCGCTACTAAACTCCGGCCTTCGTTTGTTGGATTAGCCCACGTGGGCTCCACTATGTCAGCCTCGGTGTGAAATTGGGTAGGAGTCGAGGTGCCATTGGAACGCCGACTCGAGGAAACTTCCACGCGAGCCACTCCGTCCGACGGTTTCCGGAGACGCTCTCCTTCTCCGCCGTCAGCGGCTGGTGGTGTTCTCAGATTCGTGCTTCTTCCGCCCTTCTTCGTCTTGTTCTTTCGTCCGTGATGTTCTAATCGAAGGCAAGTATGGTTTCCTTGGCTTCTTTCTGCACTGCGTCTTTCgaactttatttttctttcagtTTAGTGTACAGAAAGGTTCGGTCTTTGTCGATATATCGATGGTTTAGAGGAAGATTAGGTTTTGGAAAGGTACAAGTTTTGCTCGATTCTGCTTGGTTTACTTTCCATCCGGAAGATTTAAGAGGGTTTTGCCCCTGTATTGCGAAAAGGATCTAATTTTTCGTAGCGTTCACCGAACTGCAATCTGGTTTGATCTGAATGGATTCGGGAACTCCAGCGAAAGGAATTTTTTGTAGTTCTGATGCTTGCTTAATTCGTCTGGAGGATTTTGGAGCGAACAGTGAAAAACTATTTTAATTTCTGGCTTTGACCATGAACACGGCATTTTGcttggggaagagagagagaaaggcatACGATTCTTATAGATCTTATGCGATATTTCAGCTCTGGCCATGGGAGGCAGATTATCGAAGTCCAGAGGGTCTAATCATTATCCGCAATATGTGTCTACGACTTCACGGAGCACTTCGAGGTACTCATCACACCCGGAGGCACATGACCTGCCCAGGGCGACAGGGAGGTTGCAGAAGAAGTATTCGAAGATAGGCGATGATTACAACTCTGTTGAACAGGTACGTTATGCTCTTGGGTCTTCACCATGCGAGGTTAAAAGCATTCATTTGATGTCGCTTAACTACAATTTGTGAAACTATGGTCTAGTTCTTAGTATGCACTTGACAAGTTTTAGAACAAGATCAGACGTCACTCATAAAGAAGATCCTAAATTTGTGGTTGATAGGTGAACACAGGAATGATATAGGGTTGTATACTTTACATGCATGATCCCAAATTTAAAATGAGTCATAGGATTACAGTCACTTTGAGTATTTGTATGTGCACAAGACGGGGAATTAATTGGACCAAGAATAAGTAATAAGTTATAATTAGCCTTTTAGGGAAGGTCTAGATTGCTACCTATGTTATGAAAATGAATCTTGGCCCGAATTCATGTGTTAACGGACCATGTAACTGCAAAGATGGTGATTGGAGCTGATAAGGGGCTGAATGAAGGATGATCAGAGTTGATGATGGGATGATCTTGATGTTGTCTGGTGAGGACATCAATATGTAAGCTCGGAAATATATGATCACTTATATTGGCTTGTGTCGAGTCCCACACCGAATTTATTTTCACAAAATAAAACATTGGGTATAGGCAAAATacaatattatttgtgattcttaGGTAAAATTTGGTCTCCTCAGATTTTTGTGGAACCATAGGACTTTCAGGAATTTATGAAATCAAAACTTAATATGCTAAATTTATTCAAAAACTTGCTTAGTTGACTCAAAACTCAACTATATTGGAAATGTGTACCATGGGCTCTGACAACATGGCATCTTTGTGCACTTCTGGGGCGAGGGAAGAAAGGAGCAATAACCAATTCCCCAAAAGTGCAGTTTAAGGTTCACTTTTATCTGATGTTAGAATATCATATGTTGAGGGATGGTCAATAACTCAAATAAATAGAAGTTTTATCAGCCGTCAGCTATACAGTATCCTGCTGACGTTTTGGAACATTTTAGTATTCCATTTGGCACTTTAAGCTACGTTAATGAGTTGAAATTGATGATAGTCCCTGTAGAGAAACTCTAGTTATGATTCTTTGTCACATAACTTATAGCTACATTAATACCTTTCCACCTTTTAAATGCAGGTAACAGAAGCTCTTTCAAATGCTGGTCTCGAATCATCTAATCTTATTGTTGGCATTGATTTTACAAAGAGCAATGAGTGGACAGGTTTGTTCCTGTCTCAGTGTTGCTATTATTCATGTTGTTGGTTTACACGCATCTGGCGTTGCTATTATTTCTCAGAAACAATTTCTGACATGATTTTACTTATTGCAAGACAAATTTGAATGATATTTTGGGGGAAACATTTTAATTATTCTCATAATATTGGTAAAATCAAGAGAATTGATCAAACAGAACCATGTTCTGATATTATTTTACGGGGAAATTATTCTAACTATTCTCAGCATATTGGTAAAAATCAAGAGAATTGATCAACCTCAACCATAAAGTTTCACCTTATAaatcttacatatatatatataccagcaATTTCCCTTTTTCTAGGACTGTGTATAAGGTGATTTGCTGCCTGATCATCACAGTTCCACGATCGGTCATCTGATGCTTGCATGTATTAATTGCAAATCTTTGTCAAAGAAGAGTCATTCTCCTTTAGTTTAAAGATTCTATGTAATGCAAGtccaaaatattttttggattgaTTATTCTAATCGGAGTTGGGGCTCACGGTTTTGTTGTTATATTATCGTAGTTGGAATATCTAGATTTAGTTAGTCTTACACTAAAAGAGCATAAAATGCTAGTTATTATTAAGTTATAAAATTATTGAGCCTTTGACATTTTTACAATTTGTCAATGCAATCTGCTATTAGGTAAGGTTTCTTTCAATCGCCGAAGTTTACATGATATGGATCATTTTCCAAACCCTTATGAAAAAGCAATATCAATCATTGGAAGGACTCTCTCTGCATTCGATGAGGATAACCTTATTCCCTGCTTTGGATTTGGAGATGGTTAGTTACACTCTAGCTTATACATCTATTCAGCTGGAAAATTTATCTATAGTTGTTAGAAATTTTAAGCTACCTTCTATTGCAGCAACCACTCATGATCAGAAAGTGTTCAGTTTTTTTCCAGACAACCGACCGTGTAATGGCTTTGAGGAAGCACTTCAAAGATACAGAGAAATAGTTCCACAACTTCGTCTTGCTGGTTTGTTCATGTAGTTTTGGTTCCCTATAATTACACGAACTTCATGAAATTTTCAAATTGGTTAGTTATGGTTATTGGTATTTATAATAGGTCCAACATCCTTTGCTCCAATAATTGAAACAGCTATCAGCATCGTAGATCACAGTGGTGGCCAGTATCATGTTCTTCTTATTATAGCAGATGGACAGGTTTGTTACTCAAGCTGCTTCTTGAAGAACATGGCAGTTATTTGAGATGTTTTTTGAAGAGCATGACAGTTATGAGATTCATCTTTTGATCCTTCCGATTGTGTTTTCTCTCCAGAGCAGCTTACTCTTTAGGACAAAGCTGTATTTGATGGGCTTGTTCTTGAAGTTCATAGACTATCATATTCTGGTAGTTCATGTGTAATTTCTGCATATTGCTGATCTAATCCTTTTTGTTTAAACTTGGTCTAGGTTACACATAGTGTGGACAGAGATCGTGGTCAGTTAAGCTCACAAGAGAGAGATACTATAAATGCTATTGTTAAAGCTAGGTAAATAATGGCATTTGCCACAAGAGGCATTAccaattctttatatatatatatatatatatatatatatatatatatatatatatatatatatatatatatatatacattttgtcTGCTCTTCTGATTTACATCTTTGGTATTGTAGTGATTATCCACTGTCAATAGTTCTTGTTGGAGTCGGTGATGGTCCTTGGGACATGATGCAGCAATTCGATGATAACATACCTTCTAGGGCATTTGATAATTTCCAGGTAATAGGCTGAACATCCATTTCAGACACATGTGTTGTCTAACATGTTACATTTGTGTGGAAAAATCACTTGACATTTGTTTTATTACCATGCAGTTTGTGAATTTTACAGAAATCATGTCGAGAAATATCACCAGTAGCAAAATGGAGGcggagtttgcacttgcagcttTGATGGAAATTCCTTTGCAATACAAAGCAACACTGGATCTCCAACTTCTCGGGTATCATGATAATGTTTTAGTCTTATCTTCAAGAGTTTTAGAGCTGATAAGTTTTTTCTATCTTCCTTTTTTGTGTGGTAACAAACTGCCAGGTATTTGAATTTGTTTAATTTCTTGCTTCTCAGTAATCGTAGAGGAATTGAGGAAAGGTTTTGTCTTCCGCCACCAGTGAATGGTAATGGTTCGACTGCAAAACGCCCAGAATCAAGCATTACTTATCGGAGTACTGGATTGAAAAAAAGCATCCCTGCTGAGACATCAGAGAGTTCTACAGAAGAGAGAAAGGTACGTCAGAATCGTAGATGACTTGATCTCACATTGCAGTCCTTTTACAAGTTTCTTAGTTGATAGAAAAAGAGGTTGCCGATTTAATTTGAAGCTTGTTGATAAGCAAACTGTCGGGCTTTGTTGTTTCTGACTATTAACTTCATACAATCTGTTGAGAACCAAATTAGGAAAAAAAGGGATAAAGTCTGGTCAATATGCTTTCTTTAATAAAAATGAATTCTAAAACATTCAGATCGGTACATATCAGATCTGTGGCATATGTGGGTACCTAATGAAGAACCTAGCTTTCGGGTGTGGGCATCAGGTACAGATATCTGTTCTTGCTGCTTGCGAGTGCGATATCTGTGACATGTACTAACAATGTCTTGTGTAAACAGACTTGCTATGACTGCGGGAAGGATTTGAATGTCTGCCCAATTTGCACGAGCCCGATAGCCAAGAGGATTAAACTCTATTAACACTCAACATGTAATGTTTAAAGGAGCTGTCGGCCATCTCGGCATTGCCATAAAGGCTTCTTTGAACTTGTAtggttgttgctgttgttgtgataTGTTTATGGTGTACATGCAATCTACTAATGAATTGTGTATATTGTTGGGTTGcagttttattttagattttgtaATTCATGGTTGTCTACCTAAATACATTGGctttttcttcttccctttctgtTTTAAGATGATGCTGATGTATCGGTGACATTTGTATTGAGAACTAATCCAACTTGATTACCACATCAGGTTGGCTCTCAGATTTGGATCGATCACACCTATTTCCTTACCACATCAGCTGATTGGCTTTTCACGTGTACGAAAAATTGGGAGCACTATTTCTTGGACAGCTTGAAATGGTGTTGCTAATTAGTGCAAAGAGTGGAGACTCGATCGAGCAGCCTTGAATGATAGAAAATGAGACCCAATTGAAGGATTAGATATTCGTCAGCCAAAGTTCGttgatgtcttaaaatttatctgATGGGATTTCCAAACTCGACGAAGCTATCTCACAGTCAGACCAGTATTTTGATGAGATTTCAAACCTCAATCTAAGATGAGTGTGTTAGATATTTTATATGTAAAATCTATAGAGTAAGGATTTAAATTAAAGATATGGAAAACTGCATTTAGAGGCACTCTTTGTTAACTACTTTGACTTGATAGCTTATTTCCAAAGAGAAATAGACAGTAAAGCATATTACAAGGAGTTGGAAAAACAATACATATACCATTTCCAAAGCATGTTAGATAATTGTAAATCAATACATATACCATTTCCAAAATCAATGCTTTAAAGCTTCCCCAAAAAAGATTTAACCATCAAGTTGGGATGGGAAACTTTTCCAAAGCATCACACAAAAGCCCGAACACTTCAAACACCGTTATGTGTGTTCTTCGTATGCTAGCCATCTTAAAGCCAAATCAACTaatgttttcttattttatttttcacgCAATTTGTCACTTTGTGTTATTCTTTACATAATTCGACAAAAGATGATAATAGAAATTAAGAAGGATATCATTCACTCACAAAACAAAACCATGAAGAGAAGAAAAATCCTAACACCAATCAACTATCTCTTGGTCAGATACTTATCTGACATCACCCAAACATCGAAGAAGTCAATCAACAAATATGCTGGTCCGCGAAATTGCAACAGAGAATCAGATGCTCAGGTATCGTCAACTTGTGAATGGAAAACAAAGCTCGGGAAAGTAGTTGTGATGTCCCTGGTGACAGAAAACACATTGATTAGCTACTCGTGGTAAATTAGCTGGAACTAGTTTTTAACTACATGATGACATGCATGAACTCCATAACAAGAATATTCATAAGTAAAACAGCAAATTAGATGTTCTCTTTAATGAATTCAGCTGACAAGCTTAAATATTCATAcaacaaagatttttttttttttgcttcattaTCTAGAAACAAAGACCTTTTATTTATCTAGACAGAAAATTTTAATTGTCATTATACAGAAATAATGATCTTCTAGTTTATTTGACATGTGCCCGATATATGTAATTGATGTGACACAGCATGCAAGACATTATGGAGGTACAGACCAGATCTTATTATACAGTTAtaaaccaaaaataataattatagatTCAATATTAAAGACACAGTTATATTAACAAGTAAAAGCCATAAAGAATGGTTTTCACTTTTCAGCACTCAGCAAATGAGTTAAAACAGGAACATGTGTACTTCACTGCaggtttttaaataataataataatgttcaaAATAAAAGGATAAGACCATGCCTTGTTTACTGGTACCACATTAATATGATTGTCTCACATGCATAAATTAGTTAAATGGTAGatcaaaaaatataacatatgaaGATGGAATATATAAGAATTGAAAAAGCATATTGGGTGGAAAACTTGATATAGTCTTGCTAGTAAGAAGCGTACTTAGCAACCACAAtattccatagaaataagaaacttAACTTCTTAATCATAAACTCCACTCCTCAAGCCTTCCTATTTCAGACCCAATCTCATAATAGAACAACTCTAACTTCTGAAAGTTGTGATGCCTTGTAAACAGAAAAGCAGCATTCACATAGCTTGTTTtaccttttcttttgtgtatgcaaCTCTTCATGGATAATTCCAGTAAAATTGGTAAATACAAATTGTGAGCATTTCCTGATACTGTTATTTATGGTCCTAAACTCCAGGAATATGTTCCTTTATATGATATACAGCTTGACACCTAGAGCAATTTTTATTTCTTTGACAACAGAAACTTACATATTATATATAACTATATACAGACAAGAGAACAAAGAACGAAGATTGTTTAACCTCCTATTTTGGATACTACATTGTCAGACAAAAAAAGGAACCACTAAGCATGGTTGAAAATTTTTGGTACAAGATCTTTACTGGTCCGGGGACCAGGTCTGGTACATACAGGCACGCTGACACATAATATGTTGGCATGCTAGATGGCAGAGAGAAGGGTGGTAGTGGAGGAAAAAAAGGCGAGGTGGAGGAAGAGAATAGGTGGTGGAACAAGACTAGGcagaggaagagaggaggaatACCGGACAGGGGCCGCAGCAGTTGAGCAGCAGGCGATAGCAGTGAATGAGGATCAGAAGTCAGAACTTTCTCCGGTTCAGAGAATGCGAAAGTGAGATTAAATCATTGAAAACCCTACAACTATTGATTCACAAAAAGAAAGGAATGGGTTAAGCCCAGCTTTGCAGAGTTACTGGATGGTAACCTCGAACCAGACTCAAACCAGTCGAAGCAGGTTGATCAGCACCTAGTTCTTTACAGACTGGTATACACTGGTCCAAGCAGTTTCTCAAAAATGATGCTGCTATGATCATAAAACCTCCGAAGTGACGCACTATACCAAAATATCAACTAGAATCTATTGCTATCACCAAATGTAACAGTCATCTAgaaaatcaaaattgaaaaaaaaaataagaaatgacaagagtgAAAATTATTACTTGAGATATTGAAGAGTCATGTTCTTCAGCAGAGAAGGATGCCTCAAGACAAGGTTCCGCCACTCTTCCTTGTCAATTTTCCCATCATGTTTTGTATCAGCTTCCTCGAATGTCTGAGAATCAACAGAAGAAAGAAACACATGTAAGTCAAGTTAGAAATGTGCAACAAGATTATTAATTAAACAATTCACTAAAAGAAACAATAATGATGCTTATGATGTGATTTTTAGGTTACCAACGGACTAGATGTCAGATGATAACTTCATTAATCACAAGCCAATTTAGTGAGTAGCTAAACATCAATGTGCTGTCCATGTCATCATGAGACAGAACATTTACTAATTTGCATCTCCAATTACCAAAACtggaaatataaagcatattccaaAGGTAAATATCCAACCAGCTAAAACTTGATACCAGTCACACCAAAACTTATGCCTTCTTCGCCTCCTGTAACAACTATATAAGATGTATGCTATCTGCAACTACTGAGAGCCAAGAATTAACATTGACTTGGATCAACATGACCACAACTTAACACACCATTTTACCTCTTTACTCTTTCAGTCCCTAAGATATGTTGCAGTATATTTGGTCATCACATGCACTTACTACAATTCTACTgcaactttttttcttttgtgtagttGAATCTATTTCCATCTCATACTTGGACAGAATTGAAATCCAGGAGGTTAAAAATATAACAGGCAATCAAGGTTTGTAACTTCATACCATACCAGAGTATCGAGCTCAGCTTGGTATGAGAATACCGAGCAGTACGCCTTGGCGTACCGctcgatgtgtgtgtgtgtgtgtatatatatgtatgtatatatatataataataaaagttaaaaaaaataaaaaaaatcatgacgtcgcctcgtttcttctccccacgcggatgagaagtcgccgacgacgctgaggcctcatcgcctcagacgaggaggaggcgacatctcatctgcggtGTCCGACGAGGGAGAGCGACGACGGATCGAGATCGTCA harbors:
- the LOC135583271 gene encoding E3 ubiquitin-protein ligase RGLG2-like isoform X2, yielding MGGRLSKSRGSNHYPQYVSTTSRSTSRYSSHPEAHDLPRATGRLQKKYSKIGDDYNSVEQVTEALSNAGLESSNLIVGIDFTKSNEWTGKVSFNRRSLHDMDHFPNPYEKAISIIGRTLSAFDEDNLIPCFGFGDATTHDQKVFSFFPDNRPCNGFEEALQRYREIVPQLRLAGPTSFAPIIETAISIVDHSGGQYHVLLIIADGQVTHSVDRDRGQLSSQERDTINAIVKASDYPLSIVLVGVGDGPWDMMQQFDDNIPSRAFDNFQFVNFTEIMSRNITSSKMEAEFALAALMEIPLQYKATLDLQLLGNRRGIEERFCLPPPVNGNGSTAKRPESSITYRSTGLKKSIPAETSESSTEERKICGICGYLMKNLAFGCGHQTCYDCGKDLNVCPICTSPIAKRIKLY
- the LOC135583271 gene encoding E3 ubiquitin-protein ligase RGLG2-like isoform X3, which encodes MGGRLSKSRGSNHYPQYVSTTSRSTSRYSSHPEAHDLPRATGRLQKKYSKIGDDYNSVEQVTEALSNAGLESSNLIVGIDFTKSNEWTGKVSFNRRSLHDMDHFPNPYEKAISIIGRTLSAFDEDNLIPCFGFGDDNRPCNGFEEALQRYREIVPQLRLAGPTSFAPIIETAISIVDHSGGQYHVLLIIADGQVTHSVDRDRGQLSSQERDTINAIVKASDYPLSIVLVGVGDGPWDMMQQFDDNIPSRAFDNFQFVNFTEIMSRNITSSKMEAEFALAALMEIPLQYKATLDLQLLGNRRGIEERFCLPPPVNGNGSTAKRPESSITYRSTGLKKSIPAETSESSTEERKIGTYQICGICGYLMKNLAFGCGHQTCYDCGKDLNVCPICTSPIAKRIKLY
- the LOC135583271 gene encoding E3 ubiquitin-protein ligase RGLG2-like isoform X4; this encodes MGGRLSKSRGSNHYPQYVSTTSRSTSRYSSHPEAHDLPRATGRLQKKYSKIGDDYNSVEQVTEALSNAGLESSNLIVGIDFTKSNEWTGKVSFNRRSLHDMDHFPNPYEKAISIIGRTLSAFDEDNLIPCFGFGDATTHDQKVFSFFPDNRPCNGFEEALQRYREIVPQLRLAGPTSFAPIIETAISIVDHSGGQYHVLLIIADGQVTHSVDRDRGQLSSQERDTINAIVKASDYPLSIVLVGVGDGPWDMMQQFDDNIPSRAFDNFQFVNFTEIMSRNITSSKMEAEFALAALMEIPLQYKATLDLQLLGNRRGIEERFCLPPPVNGNGSTAKRPESSITYRSTGLKKSIPAETSESSTEERKTCYDCGKDLNVCPICTSPIAKRIKLY
- the LOC135583271 gene encoding E3 ubiquitin-protein ligase RGLG2-like isoform X1, yielding MGGRLSKSRGSNHYPQYVSTTSRSTSRYSSHPEAHDLPRATGRLQKKYSKIGDDYNSVEQVTEALSNAGLESSNLIVGIDFTKSNEWTGKVSFNRRSLHDMDHFPNPYEKAISIIGRTLSAFDEDNLIPCFGFGDATTHDQKVFSFFPDNRPCNGFEEALQRYREIVPQLRLAGPTSFAPIIETAISIVDHSGGQYHVLLIIADGQVTHSVDRDRGQLSSQERDTINAIVKASDYPLSIVLVGVGDGPWDMMQQFDDNIPSRAFDNFQFVNFTEIMSRNITSSKMEAEFALAALMEIPLQYKATLDLQLLGNRRGIEERFCLPPPVNGNGSTAKRPESSITYRSTGLKKSIPAETSESSTEERKIGTYQICGICGYLMKNLAFGCGHQTCYDCGKDLNVCPICTSPIAKRIKLY